From Paenibacillus sp. GP183, one genomic window encodes:
- a CDS encoding sugar phosphate isomerase/epimerase family protein produces the protein MKIGLSTYSLLPAIKSGEMSVLDVIRWIAGNGGEHMEIVPYGFTLVDNPELADAVREESKSAGIELSNYSMPANFVQETEETFEAEVMRIKEHVDLVARLGMMHMRHDVTAFMIPPEQMTIGWLEKSLPVIVQGSRLIADYATQYGITTTVENHGFSVQASDRVQRVLLAVDRPNFRTTLDIGNFMCVDESSIIGVKKNLPYASLIHFKDFYFRSYDQHPGDGEWFRTAHGNYLRGAIIGHGDIDIRRIVKLIKASGYDGYITVEFEGMEECRLGSKIGMDNLRRLWEEA, from the coding sequence ATGAAAATCGGTTTGAGCACGTACAGCTTGCTTCCCGCCATCAAATCCGGCGAAATGTCTGTACTTGACGTGATCCGCTGGATTGCCGGCAACGGCGGGGAGCATATGGAAATCGTACCCTATGGATTTACGCTCGTGGACAATCCAGAGTTGGCGGACGCGGTGCGCGAGGAATCGAAATCGGCTGGAATCGAGCTGTCCAACTATTCCATGCCAGCCAATTTCGTTCAAGAGACGGAAGAGACTTTTGAGGCGGAAGTGATGCGTATCAAGGAGCATGTCGATCTGGTCGCACGTTTGGGCATGATGCATATGCGGCATGATGTGACGGCCTTTATGATTCCGCCAGAACAGATGACGATCGGTTGGCTGGAGAAGAGCCTGCCGGTCATTGTACAGGGCAGCAGGCTGATCGCCGATTACGCCACCCAATACGGGATCACTACAACTGTTGAAAATCACGGATTCAGCGTTCAGGCGAGCGACCGCGTGCAACGAGTGCTGTTGGCCGTGGACCGGCCCAATTTTAGAACGACGCTGGATATCGGCAATTTCATGTGCGTGGATGAATCGTCCATCATTGGAGTTAAGAAGAATTTGCCTTATGCTTCTCTGATTCATTTCAAAGATTTTTATTTCCGGTCATATGATCAGCATCCTGGAGACGGCGAATGGTTCCGAACGGCCCATGGCAACTATCTGCGCGGCGCCATTATCGGGCATGGGGACATTGATATCCGCAGGATCGTCAAGCTGATCAAAGCGTCGGGCTATGACGGATATATTACCGTCGAGTTTGAAGGGATGGAAGAGTGCAGGCTGGGGTCCAAAATCGGTATGGACAATTTGCGCCGTCTTTGGGAAGAAGCGTAA
- a CDS encoding GNAT family N-acetyltransferase, translating to MHLDVRKNFEEKVSYVARSINGMTVDDQISFLSVDCGLPSDTFNVIVIRDMSVSAQMLASVDRFTTKGFPLAVWYWESDFDRAGIATLIQHRLAHTETHTAMYGDLSQIQMASLHVEGLEIKQATTASDLLHFWEVIAALLGDSSEGRQVFAYFQELCTYPLSMFPAMRYYLGTFHGKVVAIGTLFVGTQTVGIYDIVTHNDYRRRGIGSAMFQRLLKDACAENRRFCVLQASKDGLGIYLKAGFSVTGDVLTFDAKI from the coding sequence ATGCACCTGGATGTCCGCAAAAACTTTGAAGAAAAAGTTTCTTATGTTGCTCGAAGTATCAATGGTATGACGGTCGATGATCAAATCAGCTTCCTATCCGTTGATTGCGGCTTGCCGAGTGATACGTTTAACGTGATTGTAATCAGAGATATGTCCGTATCGGCCCAGATGCTGGCGAGCGTTGACCGATTTACCACCAAAGGCTTTCCGTTAGCTGTATGGTACTGGGAGAGCGACTTTGATAGAGCAGGCATAGCAACGCTCATCCAGCATAGACTGGCACATACCGAAACCCATACCGCCATGTATGGAGACCTCTCTCAGATACAGATGGCCTCTCTTCATGTTGAGGGTTTAGAGATCAAGCAAGCCACGACGGCCAGTGACCTGCTTCATTTCTGGGAGGTGATAGCTGCTCTTCTCGGAGACTCAAGTGAGGGACGCCAGGTGTTTGCGTACTTTCAAGAGCTGTGCACATACCCGCTCAGTATGTTTCCTGCCATGCGTTACTATCTTGGAACGTTTCATGGCAAAGTCGTTGCCATCGGGACGCTGTTTGTTGGCACCCAGACCGTTGGGATCTATGATATTGTTACCCACAACGATTACCGCAGGAGAGGCATTGGCAGTGCCATGTTCCAGCGCCTGCTGAAGGATGCCTGTGCCGAGAACCGCCGCTTCTGTGTGCTGCAAGCTTCAAAAGATGGCCTTGGAATCTATTTGAAGGCTGGTTTCAGCGTTACTGGTGATGTCCTTACGTTTGACGCAAAGATATAG
- a CDS encoding branched-chain amino acid aminotransferase: MVQPLGIKFEESLTKKIKPPQDQLGFGVYFTDHMYIIDYAFEKGWHQPRIVPYQPIVLDPAAKIFHYGQSIFEGLKAYKTEDGRILLFRPQKNIERLNRSNDRLNIPQLDESVFFDALKQLISVDQDWIPTEPGTSLYIRPFVFATQPALGLSPSTNYQFIIIMSPVGAYYPEGVNPVKIFVEPEYVRAVIGGVGEAKTAGNYAAALKSQESAKEKGYTQVLWLDGVHRKYIEEVGSMNVFFKINGTVHTPSLNGSILDGITRNSIIQLLKHWNISIEERTISIEELYEAGKDGFLEEAFGTGTAAVISPIGELNWCDEKLVIKNGRTGELSQRLYEALSGIQKGTMPDPFGWMVEVRVK; the protein is encoded by the coding sequence ATGGTTCAACCTTTGGGAATAAAATTTGAGGAAAGTTTAACTAAGAAAATAAAGCCACCTCAAGACCAGCTTGGATTCGGGGTTTATTTTACGGATCATATGTATATAATTGATTACGCTTTTGAAAAGGGATGGCATCAACCTCGTATTGTGCCTTATCAACCCATTGTCTTAGACCCTGCAGCCAAAATATTTCATTATGGACAATCCATTTTTGAAGGATTAAAAGCTTACAAAACTGAGGATGGACGAATCCTTCTATTCAGACCGCAAAAAAACATAGAAAGATTAAACCGTTCCAATGATCGTTTGAATATTCCTCAGTTAGATGAGAGTGTCTTCTTTGATGCGTTGAAACAATTGATTTCCGTCGATCAGGATTGGATTCCGACTGAACCTGGGACTTCTCTGTATATACGTCCTTTTGTTTTTGCTACTCAACCTGCATTAGGCTTATCACCTTCCACAAATTATCAGTTCATAATCATTATGTCGCCAGTTGGAGCATATTACCCTGAGGGTGTGAACCCGGTTAAGATCTTTGTGGAACCGGAGTATGTTCGTGCAGTCATTGGGGGAGTTGGCGAAGCCAAGACAGCTGGAAATTATGCGGCGGCTCTAAAGTCACAAGAAAGTGCCAAAGAGAAAGGTTATACCCAAGTCTTATGGCTGGATGGCGTTCATAGAAAATATATCGAAGAGGTCGGCAGCATGAACGTATTTTTCAAAATCAATGGGACTGTTCATACTCCGTCCTTAAATGGAAGTATCTTAGACGGTATAACACGGAATTCCATTATTCAACTGTTAAAGCATTGGAACATCTCGATTGAAGAGAGGACCATTTCAATTGAGGAATTGTATGAAGCTGGTAAAGACGGTTTTTTAGAGGAAGCATTTGGTACAGGTACGGCGGCCGTTATTTCCCCGATTGGTGAACTCAACTGGTGTGATGAAAAGCTTGTGATAAAAAATGGTCGGACTGGCGAACTCTCGCAAAGGCTTTACGAAGCTTTGTCTGGTATACAAAAGGGAACGATGCCAGATCCGTTTGGTTGGATGGTAGAAGTTAGAGTCAAATAA
- a CDS encoding LysR family transcriptional regulator, whose protein sequence is MDIRQLKYFLAIAHEGQVTRAAKLLNMEQPPLSRQLKLMEEELGVRLFDRNRMRLKLTAAGELLMQKAERLLNQLDETIKEVKELEEGVRGVLSIGSVVSCISLIPKQIELFRGNYPQVTFKISEGDHFYLGEKLVKREIELVIARLPFEAQTHLQQYSILPLASDPFVAVIPSSWTQNSEDQTISMRELASFPFLTLKTDKTTRMHEQVVNEFKSHGLEPNVICECSSVAIIMSLIAQGIAATVFPKSVMSSFPTTIFKMLSIQDADFQSEVGILWLKDRYLSKSAQHFIESFRTVQ, encoded by the coding sequence ATGGACATACGTCAGTTAAAGTATTTTTTAGCAATAGCACATGAAGGGCAAGTCACACGTGCCGCTAAGTTGCTTAATATGGAACAACCGCCATTAAGCCGACAGCTCAAACTTATGGAAGAGGAGCTCGGGGTGAGGTTATTTGATCGAAACAGAATGCGTTTAAAGCTTACAGCTGCTGGGGAGCTGCTTATGCAGAAGGCAGAAAGGCTGCTTAATCAACTAGACGAAACGATAAAAGAGGTCAAAGAATTAGAAGAAGGTGTTCGAGGAGTTCTATCCATCGGTTCGGTTGTATCATGTATTTCACTCATACCGAAGCAAATTGAGCTATTCAGGGGAAATTATCCCCAAGTTACTTTTAAAATTTCAGAAGGTGATCATTTTTATTTAGGGGAAAAGCTAGTGAAGAGAGAAATTGAACTAGTCATAGCTAGACTGCCTTTTGAGGCTCAAACACATCTTCAGCAATACTCCATTCTGCCTTTAGCTTCGGACCCATTTGTAGCCGTAATTCCAAGCTCATGGACTCAGAATTCTGAAGACCAGACGATTAGCATGAGAGAATTAGCCAGTTTTCCTTTCTTAACATTAAAGACGGATAAGACAACACGGATGCACGAGCAGGTTGTGAACGAATTCAAAAGCCATGGGTTAGAGCCTAATGTTATTTGCGAATGTTCTAGCGTAGCCATCATTATGTCACTTATTGCTCAGGGGATTGCCGCTACCGTGTTTCCTAAATCGGTCATGTCTTCTTTTCCGACTACTATTTTTAAGATGCTCAGTATTCAAGATGCAGACTTTCAATCAGAAGTCGGTATCCTGTGGTTGAAGGATCGGTATTTGTCTAAAAGTGCCCAGCATTTCATAGAAAGTTTTCGAACTGTTCAGTAA
- a CDS encoding DUF1806 family protein, whose protein sequence is MIKIIRSQVEVELRTFVGADAYIHSEATSFVFVRNFKVKVTHAFIAGEGPFRAALRFDGHGWLRMEALTHYEVDENGRLLLAGYDDRGRMNVALHLGKEPFPE, encoded by the coding sequence ATGATCAAAATAATCAGGTCGCAAGTGGAGGTCGAGCTACGGACCTTCGTCGGGGCGGACGCCTATATCCACAGCGAGGCGACTTCATTTGTCTTCGTCCGCAATTTCAAGGTCAAAGTGACTCACGCCTTTATAGCTGGGGAAGGTCCCTTTCGTGCCGCTCTCAGATTCGATGGGCATGGCTGGCTGCGGATGGAAGCGCTCACACATTATGAGGTAGATGAGAACGGTCGTCTGCTGCTCGCTGGATATGACGACAGGGGGCGAATGAACGTTGCCCTTCATTTGGGAAAGGAGCCATTTCCAGAATGA
- a CDS encoding PIG-L family deacetylase, whose amino-acid sequence MNTIDKAPLRKLLAVFAHPDDESFICGGTLAKYASEGVDITLVSATRGEMGRRMGNPFYLNRESLAAAREMELRQACASLGVRHLIFLDIRDKTVEFTDADSLTARIADLIREMDPDVVLTFHETLGGHPDHCAIGKATIAAFQRIKHRGDLYFITFGDTMVHPEQYGYTRKDVIKIDVHAHLEAKLAAFRAHRCQTEIDEWVWLPDQEALARFGGHEYFLKGDKDAPKQVLHDLF is encoded by the coding sequence ATGAATACAATCGATAAAGCCCCATTGCGAAAGCTTCTGGCGGTGTTTGCACACCCTGACGACGAGTCGTTTATTTGTGGAGGCACCCTCGCAAAATACGCCAGCGAAGGGGTCGACATTACGCTGGTGAGCGCCACGCGAGGCGAAATGGGACGCCGAATGGGCAATCCATTCTACCTGAACCGGGAATCGTTGGCAGCCGCCCGCGAAATGGAGCTGCGGCAAGCCTGCGCAAGCCTGGGCGTCCGGCACCTCATTTTCTTGGATATTCGCGACAAGACGGTTGAGTTTACTGATGCGGATAGCTTGACAGCACGAATTGCGGATCTGATCCGCGAAATGGATCCCGACGTCGTTCTTACATTTCACGAAACACTGGGTGGACACCCGGATCATTGCGCAATCGGAAAAGCTACGATTGCCGCTTTTCAACGAATCAAACATAGGGGAGATTTATATTTCATTACTTTCGGCGACACGATGGTGCATCCGGAGCAGTACGGTTATACCCGAAAGGATGTTATCAAAATCGACGTGCATGCTCATCTGGAGGCGAAGCTGGCTGCATTTCGGGCTCACCGCTGCCAAACCGAAATCGATGAGTGGGTTTGGCTGCCCGACCAAGAGGCGTTGGCAAGATTCGGCGGACATGAATATTTTTTGAAAGGGGATAAGGATGCTCCGAAGCAGGTTCTTCATGATTTGTTTTAG
- a CDS encoding pentapeptide repeat-containing protein, whose amino-acid sequence MELKVERLDFEMADISGSRFLKVKAEELNFDNVNLAKTQINNANMSGMELNDVNMSEFRISDANLSGAEIKNANFSHAVIDHVHLFGTEFRNVVLPMEGDGNYNPNGVYKPVSFINCDLSKGQLTNCNLANMDIRDCDISGLKINGVLVEDLINNT is encoded by the coding sequence ATGGAATTAAAAGTTGAACGTTTAGATTTTGAAATGGCGGACATTTCTGGGTCGAGGTTTCTGAAGGTTAAAGCTGAGGAATTAAATTTTGACAATGTCAATTTGGCAAAGACGCAAATTAATAATGCAAATATGAGTGGAATGGAATTAAACGATGTGAATATGTCTGAGTTTAGAATTTCGGATGCAAATCTCTCAGGTGCTGAAATCAAAAATGCTAATTTTAGTCATGCTGTTATTGACCATGTTCATTTATTTGGCACTGAATTTCGTAATGTTGTTCTCCCTATGGAAGGTGATGGTAATTACAATCCAAATGGCGTTTACAAACCAGTTAGCTTTATAAATTGTGACCTATCTAAGGGTCAATTAACAAACTGTAATTTAGCAAATATGGATATTCGCGATTGTGATATATCTGGATTGAAGATTAACGGGGTGTTAGTAGAAGACTTAATAAATAATACATAA